Sequence from the Metopolophium dirhodum isolate CAU chromosome 2, ASM1992520v1, whole genome shotgun sequence genome:
AGCCAAtaacacaattgaaaaaaatgacttgtaattaaaaaacagcGATCCAGAGTTATCAGGGCAAACGATCCGTATGTGCTTCCCGTCTATGGCGCCGCAGCAATTTGGAAAATTCCACATTTCATAGAAATCGTTGGCTACTTTCGACAAACTACATTGCGTTGGTTCAGGTAttgctatattttttaaacgatgACAAATAGCAACTAATACTTCCCTTATAATAGTACTTATCCAACTGTGAGATATTCGGAATTGAAAAGCAAGGGATCTATAACTTTCACCGGTTGCTaaaaatctgtaaaatataaataatacactaaaattattttcagtaaatgaTTGTAAGACAAGATGGCGCACAATAAGagattcatataaaaaaaatttaaagaaacgaAGATTAGGTACCGGTTCAGCAGCTACAACAAAATCGAAGTACAATGACGATTCATTAAGTTTTTTAGATAACATCGAAAACGAAAGaaggtaaacaattattatatgtcgtatattattatgtattatattgtattgaatttttaaacctTAGATAaggattataaaaatgttatgaatttttaactactaaggttacttgtacatttttttttgaaaatagaaaacaattaaaaaacgcagttgtaaaatcaatacattttatatttatgtgtattttttatgtgtaattattttcaGAACTACATCGAACATTTCAGTAGAAAAAAAAGCCTGCAATGACAACACAAACTACTCAGAAATGGCCGTAAATGATAGTTTTGACCAAACTGAAGAAATCGAGCCAGAGAAGGAACTGTTACTTAAAAGTTCTGAACCATTATTAGATATGCCCATTGATGACAAACTACCAAATACAGAAATAAACCATAGTTTGATAGATTCATTTACAAAACCgtgcgaaaaaaaaacaacacgaaGAGCtcaagataaaatattagatgaaattaaaaaaggaCGAGAGGAGCGATTGGCAGCGTTAAGAGAAATGAAACAACAAGAATCTATTGATccaattcaaactttttttaaaagtatggcGTCAACGGTTTCAATGTTTCCTCCAGAATCAGTTGTGGAAGCCAAAATGAGGATATTTAACATTGTTTCCGAAATGGAATTACGCTTATTAAAAACAAAGGCTACCACGAGTACACCACCTGTAGAAACAATGACAtcaacatcaacattttcatcgaATCTGCAAGTTCCTACAATACTTGCCGATGAATCTTCGTGTTCCACTACGATGTCAAGTGTTTCGGACATTTCAAATCCTACTCCATCTGCGaagtccaattttttttatttaaaatatctcgaagaatattaatttttttatttttattaagcaagtttaacatttttcatgcacagttttattttattttattttgaaaaaaaattattttttgatattttatagtttgaaaattaccAGATTGGTACGaagttagtatatatattattttattttattaaaatgaaatctcCATATAACAttggtgtaaatttaaatatttattattttttgttgctttattttaattactattaacgCTCAGTGGTTAGGACTTAGGTTAGATATATTCcaagttctaaataaataatatgtatgtattttttaaatgaatcatTCTATCAatatcagaataatataattgaaatggAAAATTACCCAAATATTTATTGTCCCtttcttattttgataaatatacctatagtacaataattttacttaccTTAGAGTGACGCTAAGTTTCTCTTCTGGTGATATTGGTTTCTTAATCCGATTACTTGGACGCCTTCTTATATCTTCTTTAATAgcatttagtatataattaaataattcaaatgacACTCTAAAATATGCCCTGAATCTAGTTTCATTGTCAATTAGGCGCCTTTGAATTAAAGTACTGAAACAACCCTCCCTGCTCCGTTGACTAAACATTTCATCATTTTCATTACGGAAATGATTCGCAAGTAGCAATAGTTCTTCATCTGCTTCATCCTCCAAAATATTGTAAAGCATAACTACGTCCATTTTGATGAAATACTAAACATCAACTGACGAAGTGACGACACTTTTCTAAACTCCAAATCGCGCAGTCGTAAACACGCATCGTAGCAAAACACTTCCATCACGCATCACGCAAGCGTGATCGCGCAAACGCGCATCGCGCACCGCGCAATCACGCACGCGTGATTGTAGGAAACCACGTCTTTATTCGCTTCTATTTTGTTCTGTGATACGACGTGGTATGTTTGATGACGTCACTTATATTGATTACAATGTGATAAGGAAAAAAGTTCGAAAGTACAATATTGAATGACAACTTCAACTCTACAATAGTACAGATTACAGCCATACAAACTACAAGTGTGTAACAACTATGATGCAATCGTACTAATCGTATCCAAAGGCTAAACTCTGATGAACCCCATTGCAATTACCAGCTGCAGTAGCGGACATTATTGACTTATTGAGTGATTTCAAATTTTGCTTTACGAAACTTCAGACCACCTGCTGCGGTGGCGGTCCGAAGTATTTCATATTGTTATTCACCCGTTCCCGTGTCCTCGACTTCCTGGACAGCGATGTCTTTGATTTAGGTCAAATCTGTTGATGTCCCGCAGATGGAAAAGTAATTACACCCGAACTGCCATTGCAAACTGtactttgtttttttcttttttaatgcaACCTGCAATATTTTATTCCTTAACAGCAAACTATTAGCCGACTACGAACAGCAGTTTGGTGTGACCAGTGCTGAGATCACATCGAAAATCAGCAGACTTGGCCATATAGCGAGCAGTGAGTAATAATTAACACATGGACCTTCAGAGGTGGGGTCTTAACAATTCTTTTTTTGATATACACAGACGATAGAAATGACTACATCAAAGAAATCGAACGAAACCTCGACGAGGTACATGATTTGGTTagtacatatgaaaaaaaaaaataatattatggtacctattatatggtatttttactcggatattcaatatttttcaagttgGAACAAATGGACCTGTCGGTCAAAGAATCTGATGTGTCTGTACGGGCCAAACTGCACAATCGAGTAGCTAGTTACAGGGCTGAACTGCACAGATTAGCCAAGGAGTTTGCCCGAGCAAAATGTACGGTCAACATTgatttaggtatattacatagtaaataggtaggcactgcacaatatttgttgtagattcataataattgtttatttaaattaaatattacagaaGATGATAATCATTTTGCTGAAAGTGAAGATGTGACTTCAGAACAAAAACAGAGGCTACTGTATACGTCTGAACGTCTAAACCAATCAGGAATACAATTGGATAATACTTATCGTATTGCCGTTGAAACTGAAGAAATCGGTTCACAAATACTGACAGATTTAAATCGCCAACGAGAAACTATGCATAACTCTTTTAATAGGGTAACTTAGTTCATCACTTCACATTTGACTTAAAGTAgcttaaatttatgtttttcataCTCAATTTGTATTATTGCAGCTCAGAGATGCAAATGCAGACCTTGGTAGAAGCACCCGAATGATAAATGCCATAATTGTTCGTTCCAGACAACACAAAATCATACTCTTTGGTGTTATGGCAGCGTTTTGTTTTCTCTTGATCTTTGCATTTTACCATACATTCCTTTAAATATACATTCCTATTTCACGGGTTAACTTGTTTTAGTTTTGTTATtgccttttttaatttaaaatataattgttattatttatattt
This genomic interval carries:
- the LOC132938721 gene encoding uncharacterized protein LOC132938721 → MESRAFNVMDDEKLIEVVRNYPVIYKLSDKNYKDNCIKDNVWKEISQSIGKNVNDCKTRWRTIRDSYKKNLKKRRLGTGSAATTKSKYNDDSLSFLDNIENERRTTSNISVEKKACNDNTNYSEMAVNDSFDQTEEIEPEKELLLKSSEPLLDMPIDDKLPNTEINHSLIDSFTKPCEKKTTRRAQDKILDEIKKGREERLAALREMKQQESIDPIQTFFKSMASTVSMFPPESVVEAKMRIFNIVSEMELRLLKTKATTSTPPVETMTSTSTFSSNLQVPTILADESSCSTTMSSVSDISNPTPSAKSNFFYLKYLEEY
- the LOC132938723 gene encoding vesicle transport through interaction with t-SNAREs homolog 1A codes for the protein MENKLLADYEQQFGVTSAEITSKISRLGHIASNDRNDYIKEIERNLDEVHDLLEQMDLSVKESDVSVRAKLHNRVASYRAELHRLAKEFARAKCTVNIDLEDDNHFAESEDVTSEQKQRLLYTSERLNQSGIQLDNTYRIAVETEEIGSQILTDLNRQRETMHNSFNRLRDANADLGRSTRMINAIIVRSRQHKIILFGVMAAFCFLLIFAFYHTFL